In Paenibacillus sp. G2S3, a single window of DNA contains:
- the ytfJ gene encoding GerW family sporulation protein: MSDHPIQGLMQTAMENIKGMVDVNTIVGDPVQTPDGSIILPISKVAFGFAAGGSDYRVEDSISGSNSQGGVKMLPFGGGSGGGVSIRPIAFLVVGKDGVNIVPLDNQTHLFEKIIDATPGLIDKIQTMFQSSSSSSQAGATPTAQASSAPAKPDPSTSQASTH; encoded by the coding sequence ATGAGCGACCATCCTATTCAGGGCCTAATGCAAACAGCGATGGAAAATATCAAGGGTATGGTAGATGTTAATACGATTGTTGGAGATCCAGTACAAACACCTGACGGTAGTATTATTCTGCCGATTAGTAAAGTGGCCTTTGGATTTGCTGCAGGGGGTAGTGATTATCGAGTAGAGGATTCTATAAGCGGATCAAACTCCCAAGGCGGTGTCAAAATGCTTCCTTTTGGTGGCGGTAGTGGGGGTGGCGTCTCCATCAGACCGATCGCTTTTCTAGTGGTTGGTAAGGATGGGGTGAACATTGTACCACTCGACAATCAAACGCATTTGTTCGAGAAAATCATCGATGCCACACCAGGGCTCATCGACAAAATCCAGACCATGTTCCAAAGCAGTAGCTCCTCAAGTCAAGCTGGGGCAACACCTACTGCTCAAGCCTCATCGGCACCTGCTAAACCCGATCCAAGTACATCTCAAGCTTCAACACATTAG
- a CDS encoding nucleoside recognition domain-containing protein, with translation MINGIWLGMIIIGFLFAAVNGRMDEFTAAVFDGAKSGVTVSFGLISVLVFWLGIMRIAEDAGLLKKIAKILGPIVSFLFPDVPKGHPAIGYILSNMSANLLGLGNAATPMGIKAMQELQKLNPDKETATPAMCTLLALNTASITLIPATLIAIRLNYNSADPAGIVGTTLAATAVATLAAIMADRFFRRMTLLRKPPKPPAAKSGSASLAKTSLPNSSLKG, from the coding sequence ATGATTAACGGGATCTGGCTAGGAATGATCATCATCGGTTTTCTGTTCGCCGCCGTTAACGGCAGAATGGATGAATTTACAGCCGCCGTATTCGACGGAGCCAAGAGTGGGGTTACAGTAAGTTTTGGTTTAATAAGTGTGCTTGTATTCTGGCTTGGAATCATGCGGATCGCAGAGGATGCTGGTTTGCTTAAAAAAATAGCCAAGATACTTGGTCCAATCGTATCTTTTCTCTTTCCAGATGTACCGAAGGGTCATCCTGCGATCGGTTATATCCTCTCCAACATGAGTGCTAATTTGCTTGGACTCGGCAATGCGGCTACACCTATGGGTATCAAAGCGATGCAGGAGCTGCAGAAGCTCAACCCGGATAAAGAAACAGCCACGCCAGCCATGTGTACCTTGCTAGCACTTAACACAGCAAGCATTACGCTGATACCTGCGACACTAATTGCCATCCGATTGAATTACAATTCGGCAGACCCTGCGGGAATAGTAGGCACAACCCTCGCCGCTACTGCTGTAGCGACCCTTGCGGCGATTATGGCTGACCGATTTTTCCGAAGGATGACATTGCTGCGCAAACCTCCAAAGCCGCCGGCAGCAAAGTCTGGTTCTGCCTCGTTGGCAAAGACGTCGCTGCCTAATTCTTCATTGAAAGGGTGA
- a CDS encoding DUF2953 domain-containing protein produces MTLWLGIPLGLLVLAMILVLSSSIDFRIRCYKHGKNDLLELDVKTLFGLIKLHYELPRLVFKGLEQGVLGKFKETGTATTGVDTVKEEKFDKERFEHWRDNVQIAVKSTRGLKKWFKETVSHVKISKLDWSTDFSLGDAADTAIASGAVWGLKWSMVGFISQWVKLKHNPRVFVKPVFQDEHCFSMEFVCEGKLSVSYTIYATFQLLLRVLRETGGISKWRKLLKRMRSEPRGQSLE; encoded by the coding sequence GTGACGTTATGGCTTGGAATTCCCCTCGGATTGCTGGTACTGGCAATGATTCTGGTTCTGTCTTCATCTATCGATTTCCGCATCCGGTGCTATAAACATGGCAAAAATGATCTGCTCGAGTTAGATGTTAAGACTCTTTTTGGTCTGATCAAACTCCACTATGAACTGCCCCGATTGGTCTTTAAGGGATTGGAGCAAGGTGTGCTCGGGAAGTTTAAAGAGACGGGTACGGCGACAACAGGTGTTGATACTGTAAAGGAAGAGAAATTCGATAAAGAAAGATTTGAGCACTGGCGGGACAATGTACAGATAGCAGTGAAATCCACACGTGGATTGAAGAAATGGTTCAAGGAAACCGTATCTCATGTCAAAATATCAAAGCTTGACTGGTCCACGGACTTCTCACTAGGTGATGCAGCAGACACTGCCATAGCATCTGGAGCCGTCTGGGGATTGAAATGGAGCATGGTTGGATTTATTTCGCAGTGGGTCAAATTGAAACACAATCCACGAGTGTTTGTGAAGCCTGTTTTTCAGGATGAGCATTGTTTTTCAATGGAGTTCGTATGTGAGGGTAAGTTGTCCGTTTCCTATACCATATACGCAACATTCCAGCTTCTTCTGCGTGTCTTAAGAGAGACGGGGGGAATCAGTAAGTGGAGAAAATTACTAAAAAGGATGCGAAGTGAGCCTCGTGGGCAAAGTTTAGAATGA
- a CDS encoding D-alanyl-D-alanine carboxypeptidase family protein — MKTITRKFPIALLLSILLLFLTPLSLIHAENSSISTHARAAALIDVESGRILYSSRGDEPMLIASLTKIMTALVAIENGDLASKVKVGKNAFAKEGSSIYLQQGEEMTLENMLYGLMLRSGNDAATAIAEHIGGSEEGFVYLMNNKAEELGLKNTHFANPHGLDAEGHYSSANDLAVLTAYALHNPVFKQIVKTQEKTADNPNEKWDYKWRNKNKMLYLYEGADGVKTGYTKKALRCLVSSATRNGQQLVAVTINDGDDWNDHASLLNFGFNHYPLKTLIERGDPVSGYDFVTAKKFAYPLGQGEQDRVTTKLVLNQIPAAPAKAVRSNFGLQGVLVLDLGGKEIGRVPVYTRESIPPEESAYTKKYSTTQAHSYPADNWFQAIGSALKALFKLGESSK, encoded by the coding sequence ATGAAGACAATAACCCGTAAATTTCCAATCGCCTTATTACTGAGCATTTTGCTGCTGTTTCTGACACCGCTGAGTTTGATCCATGCGGAGAACAGCTCCATATCTACGCATGCAAGGGCAGCGGCGCTGATTGATGTGGAATCCGGGCGTATTTTGTATAGCAGTCGAGGTGATGAGCCTATGCTTATTGCCAGCCTGACTAAAATAATGACCGCCCTCGTCGCTATTGAGAATGGCGATTTAGCGTCCAAAGTCAAAGTTGGTAAAAATGCCTTCGCCAAAGAAGGCTCCTCTATTTATTTACAACAAGGTGAAGAGATGACGCTGGAAAATATGCTGTATGGCCTAATGCTGCGCTCAGGGAATGATGCAGCAACAGCGATCGCGGAACATATCGGCGGATCTGAAGAAGGATTTGTATACCTTATGAACAATAAGGCTGAAGAGCTGGGACTTAAGAATACTCATTTTGCTAATCCGCATGGTCTAGATGCTGAAGGCCATTATTCGAGTGCTAACGACTTAGCTGTACTGACGGCTTATGCGCTTCATAATCCTGTATTTAAGCAAATTGTGAAGACGCAGGAGAAAACTGCGGACAATCCAAATGAGAAATGGGATTACAAGTGGAGAAACAAGAATAAAATGCTGTACCTATACGAGGGCGCGGACGGTGTGAAGACAGGGTATACCAAAAAAGCACTACGCTGCCTTGTCAGCTCGGCGACCAGAAACGGTCAGCAGCTTGTTGCAGTGACCATCAATGATGGCGATGACTGGAATGATCATGCGTCACTGCTGAACTTTGGGTTTAATCATTATCCGCTAAAAACATTGATCGAACGTGGGGACCCTGTGAGCGGTTATGACTTCGTGACAGCCAAAAAATTTGCCTATCCTCTCGGACAAGGCGAGCAGGATAGAGTAACCACCAAACTTGTCTTAAATCAAATTCCTGCGGCGCCAGCCAAAGCTGTAAGATCAAACTTTGGACTGCAAGGGGTGCTCGTTCTAGATCTAGGTGGCAAGGAGATAGGCCGGGTTCCAGTGTATACACGAGAGTCCATACCCCCTGAGGAGTCCGCTTATACTAAAAAATATAGTACAACGCAAGCACACTCTTATCCTGCTGATAATTGGTTTCAGGCCATAGGAAGTGCATTGAAGGCATTGTTTAAATTGGGGGAAAGTTCAAAGTAA